In one Modestobacter sp. L9-4 genomic region, the following are encoded:
- a CDS encoding potassium/proton antiporter: MNTTVTAALAVGALVVLVAAVALRLADRIGLPSLLLYLALGVALGESGVGVEFEDVALTQTLGVAALVVILAEGGLTTRWADVRRAVGPGIALSTVGVVVSVAVVAVVAVWLLDYSWAFALLLGAVVTSTDAAAVFSTLRRLPLPRRMVATLELESGLNDAPVILLVLALSEQLTGGHTHPWYLVLAEVLGELAGGAVIGVGLGFGGAWLLRRAALPLVGFYPLATLALCVLAFSSADLAHTSGFVAVYLCGLVLGNSALPHRAGTIGFAEGMASLAQIGLFVLLGLLVSPSRLPGALLPALLIGGALLLLARPLSVAVSLVGFRMPVSQQVFVSWAGLRGAVPIVLATFPIAAQVPGATRVFDTVFVLVVVFTLVQGWSLPTVARWLRIATPVTPRDIDVESAPLDELGAELMQLRVPETSRLHGVYLPELRLPENASVVLVVRDGQPFVPDRTTRLMRGDQALLVTARGSRLEAERRLRAVSRGGRLATWRGEFGEPSETD, from the coding sequence ATGAACACCACGGTCACCGCGGCGCTCGCCGTCGGCGCCCTGGTGGTCCTCGTCGCCGCCGTCGCGCTGCGGCTGGCCGACCGGATCGGGCTGCCCTCGCTGCTGCTCTACCTCGCCCTCGGCGTCGCCCTGGGCGAGAGCGGCGTGGGCGTCGAGTTCGAGGACGTCGCCCTCACCCAGACCCTCGGGGTCGCCGCCCTGGTGGTCATCCTGGCCGAGGGCGGGCTGACCACCCGCTGGGCCGACGTCCGCCGGGCGGTGGGCCCGGGCATCGCGCTGTCCACGGTCGGGGTGGTGGTCAGCGTCGCCGTGGTCGCCGTGGTCGCGGTCTGGCTGCTCGACTACTCCTGGGCCTTCGCCCTGCTGCTGGGCGCGGTGGTGACCTCCACCGACGCCGCCGCGGTGTTCTCCACGCTGCGCCGGCTGCCGCTGCCGCGGCGGATGGTGGCCACCCTGGAGCTGGAGTCCGGGCTCAACGACGCCCCGGTGATCCTGCTGGTGCTCGCCCTGTCCGAACAGCTCACCGGCGGGCACACCCACCCCTGGTACCTGGTGCTGGCCGAGGTGCTCGGCGAGCTGGCCGGGGGAGCGGTGATCGGCGTCGGCCTGGGCTTCGGCGGCGCCTGGCTGCTGCGCCGGGCCGCGCTGCCCCTGGTCGGCTTCTACCCGCTGGCGACGCTGGCGCTGTGTGTGCTGGCGTTCTCCTCCGCCGACCTGGCGCACACCTCGGGCTTCGTGGCCGTCTACCTGTGCGGGCTGGTGCTGGGCAACTCCGCGCTCCCGCACCGGGCCGGCACGATCGGCTTCGCCGAGGGCATGGCGAGCCTGGCCCAGATCGGGCTGTTCGTGCTGCTGGGGCTGCTCGTCTCGCCGTCCCGGCTGCCCGGGGCGCTGCTGCCCGCGCTGCTGATCGGCGGGGCGCTGCTGCTGCTGGCCCGCCCGCTGTCGGTGGCGGTGAGCCTCGTCGGCTTCCGGATGCCGGTCTCCCAGCAGGTGTTCGTCTCCTGGGCGGGCCTGCGAGGTGCGGTCCCGATCGTGCTGGCGACCTTCCCGATCGCCGCCCAGGTGCCCGGCGCCACCCGCGTGTTCGACACGGTCTTCGTGCTCGTCGTCGTCTTCACCCTGGTGCAGGGGTGGTCCCTGCCCACCGTCGCCCGGTGGCTGCGGATCGCCACCCCGGTCACCCCGCGCGACATCGACGTGGAGTCCGCCCCGCTGGACGAGCTCGGTGCCGAGCTCATGCAGCTGCGGGTGCCGGAGACCTCCCGGCTGCACGGCGTCTACCTGCCCGAGCTCCGGCTGCCGGAGAACGCCTCGGTGGTGCTCGTCGTCCGCGACGGCCAGCCGTTCGTCCCCGACCGCACCACGCGGCTGATGCGCGGGGACCAGGCGCTGCTGGTGACCGCCCGCGGCTCCCGGCTGGAGGCCGAGCGCCGGCTGCGCGCCGTCAGCCGCGGCGGCCGCCTGGCCACCTGGCGCGGCGAGTTCGGCGAGCCCAGCGAGACCGACTGA
- the ileS gene encoding isoleucine--tRNA ligase — protein sequence MSAPSGPFQALPPQVDLPALEHEVLAQWATDEVFARTLEGSTDRPQWVFYEGPPTANGRPGTHHIEARAFKDVFPRFKTMQGYHVPRRAGWDCHGLPVEIAVEQELGFAGKPDIEAYGIAEFNARCRESVERHVGAFAELTERMGYWVDMSTAYRTMDASYIESVWWSLKQVFDKGLLVESHRVAPYCPRCGTGLSDHEVAQGYETLVDPSVYVRMPVTTGEWAEKADLLVWTTTPWTLPSNTAVAVHPDVTYVVARPAGDEQGRPLVVAEPLLTAALGEGAQVLARTTGRDWERTRYQRPFTLVDFPEDVETHYVVLAEYVTTEDGTGLVHQSPAFGADDFAVGRAYGLPVVNPIDPTGHFTADVPLVGGHFFKAADPTLVQDMQDRGVLYRELRYEHSYPHCWRCHTPLMYYAQPSWYIRTSEVKGQLLAQNERTNWYPENIKEGRFGDWLNNNVDWALSRDRYWGTPLPIWRNDADPSRMVVVGSLAELSELTGRDLSDLDPHRPFIDDVTFTVDGEEGTYRRVRQVIDAWYDSGSMPFAQWGAPHRNNAEFQAAYPAQFIAEAIDQTRGWFYTLMAVGTLVFEQSSYENVLCLGHILAEDGRKMSKHLGNILEPMPLMDRHGADAVRWFMLAGGSPWSARRVGHETLSEVVRKVLLTYWNTASFFTLYASTNGWDPATTPAPPRAERPLLDRWALAELASVTDGVTRALEDFDTQTAGRLIAEFVDDLSNWYVRRSRRRFWDGDPSALGTLHEVLDGLTRLMAPFTPFVTERVWGTVVAPGLTGAADSVHLASWPTVDAEARDDELVAQMTLVRRLVELGRSARTSAKSRTRQPLARALVAAPGWSQLPRDLVAEVADELNVAELTELAAVGGSLVDVSVKVDFRAVGRRLGKQVQAVAAAVAATDPAELVAAYRAGTATVPVEGADVPLAEGDLIVTETPREGWTVASAGGLTVALDLTLTPELERAGLVREVVRLVQEARKTTGLAVSDRIQLWWTGEDAVAQALTEQAEQVAGEVLASSVHAQTTGDGEALEGPSGSRIWIARA from the coding sequence GTGAGTGCACCCTCCGGCCCCTTCCAGGCCCTCCCGCCCCAGGTCGACCTGCCGGCCCTCGAGCACGAGGTGCTGGCGCAGTGGGCGACCGACGAGGTCTTCGCCCGCACCCTGGAGGGCTCCACCGACCGCCCCCAGTGGGTGTTCTACGAGGGCCCGCCGACGGCGAACGGGCGGCCGGGCACCCACCACATCGAGGCGCGCGCGTTCAAGGACGTCTTCCCCCGGTTCAAGACGATGCAGGGCTACCACGTGCCCCGCCGCGCCGGCTGGGACTGCCACGGCCTGCCCGTGGAGATCGCCGTCGAGCAGGAGCTGGGCTTCGCCGGCAAGCCCGACATCGAGGCCTACGGCATCGCGGAGTTCAACGCCCGCTGCCGGGAGTCCGTCGAGCGGCACGTCGGTGCCTTCGCCGAGCTCACCGAGCGGATGGGCTACTGGGTCGACATGTCGACCGCCTACCGCACGATGGACGCCAGCTACATCGAGAGCGTCTGGTGGTCGCTGAAGCAGGTGTTCGACAAGGGCCTGCTGGTGGAGTCCCACCGGGTCGCCCCCTACTGCCCGCGCTGCGGCACCGGCCTCTCCGACCACGAGGTGGCCCAGGGCTACGAGACGCTGGTCGACCCCTCGGTCTACGTGCGGATGCCGGTCACCACCGGCGAGTGGGCCGAGAAGGCCGACCTGCTGGTCTGGACGACGACGCCGTGGACGCTGCCGAGCAACACCGCCGTCGCGGTGCACCCCGACGTCACCTACGTCGTGGCCCGCCCGGCCGGTGACGAGCAGGGCCGCCCGCTGGTCGTGGCCGAGCCGCTGCTGACCGCAGCACTCGGCGAGGGCGCGCAGGTCCTGGCCCGCACCACCGGCCGCGACTGGGAGCGCACCCGCTACCAGCGCCCGTTCACCCTCGTCGACTTCCCCGAGGACGTCGAGACGCACTACGTCGTCCTGGCCGAGTACGTCACCACCGAGGACGGCACCGGGCTGGTGCACCAGTCGCCGGCCTTCGGCGCCGACGACTTCGCCGTGGGCCGGGCCTACGGGCTGCCGGTCGTGAACCCGATCGACCCGACCGGGCACTTCACCGCCGACGTCCCGCTGGTGGGCGGCCACTTCTTCAAGGCCGCCGACCCGACGCTCGTGCAGGACATGCAGGACCGGGGCGTGCTGTACCGGGAGCTGCGCTACGAGCACAGCTACCCGCACTGCTGGCGCTGCCACACGCCGCTCATGTACTACGCGCAGCCCTCCTGGTACATCCGCACCAGCGAGGTCAAGGGCCAGCTGCTGGCGCAGAACGAGCGCACGAACTGGTACCCGGAGAACATCAAGGAGGGTCGCTTCGGCGACTGGCTCAACAACAACGTCGACTGGGCGCTCTCGCGCGACCGGTACTGGGGCACGCCGCTGCCGATCTGGCGCAACGACGCCGACCCGTCCCGGATGGTCGTCGTCGGCTCGCTGGCCGAGCTGTCGGAGCTGACCGGCCGCGACCTGTCCGACCTGGACCCGCACCGGCCCTTCATCGACGACGTCACCTTCACCGTGGACGGCGAGGAGGGCACCTACCGCCGGGTCCGGCAGGTCATCGACGCCTGGTACGACTCCGGCTCGATGCCCTTCGCCCAGTGGGGCGCCCCGCACCGCAACAACGCGGAGTTCCAGGCGGCCTACCCGGCGCAGTTCATCGCCGAGGCGATCGACCAGACCCGCGGCTGGTTCTACACGCTGATGGCCGTCGGCACCCTGGTGTTCGAGCAGAGCAGCTACGAGAACGTGCTGTGCCTGGGCCACATCCTGGCCGAGGACGGCCGCAAGATGAGCAAGCACCTGGGCAACATCCTGGAGCCCATGCCGCTGATGGACCGGCACGGCGCCGACGCCGTCCGCTGGTTCATGCTCGCCGGCGGCTCGCCGTGGTCGGCCCGCCGGGTCGGGCACGAGACGCTGTCCGAGGTCGTGCGCAAGGTGCTGCTGACCTACTGGAACACCGCCAGCTTCTTCACCCTCTACGCCTCCACCAACGGCTGGGACCCCGCGACCACCCCCGCGCCCCCGCGCGCGGAACGGCCACTGCTGGACCGCTGGGCGCTGGCCGAGCTCGCCTCCGTCACCGACGGGGTCACCCGCGCGCTGGAGGACTTCGACACCCAGACCGCCGGCCGGCTGATCGCCGAGTTCGTCGACGACCTGTCCAACTGGTACGTCCGGCGCAGCCGCCGCCGCTTCTGGGACGGCGACCCGTCGGCCCTGGGCACGCTGCACGAGGTGCTCGACGGTCTGACCCGGCTGATGGCGCCGTTCACCCCGTTCGTCACCGAGCGGGTGTGGGGCACCGTCGTCGCCCCGGGGCTCACCGGCGCCGCGGACTCGGTCCACCTGGCCAGCTGGCCCACCGTGGACGCCGAGGCCCGCGACGACGAGCTGGTGGCGCAGATGACGCTGGTGCGCCGGCTGGTCGAGCTGGGCCGCTCCGCGCGCACCTCGGCGAAGTCCCGCACCCGCCAGCCGCTGGCCCGGGCCCTGGTCGCGGCCCCCGGGTGGTCGCAGCTCCCCCGCGACCTGGTCGCCGAGGTCGCCGACGAGCTCAACGTCGCCGAGCTGACGGAGCTCGCCGCGGTCGGCGGCTCGCTGGTCGACGTCTCGGTGAAGGTGGACTTCCGCGCGGTGGGCCGCCGGCTGGGCAAGCAGGTGCAGGCCGTCGCCGCGGCCGTCGCCGCCACCGACCCGGCCGAGCTCGTCGCCGCCTACCGCGCCGGCACGGCCACCGTGCCGGTCGAGGGCGCCGACGTCCCGCTGGCCGAGGGCGACCTGATCGTCACCGAGACCCCGCGCGAGGGCTGGACCGTGGCCTCGGCCGGCGGGCTGACCGTCGCGCTGGACCTCACCCTCACTCCCGAGCTGGAGCGCGCCGGGCTGGTGCGCGAGGTGGTCCGGCTGGTGCAGGAGGCCCGCAAGACCACCGGCCTGGCCGTCAGCGACCGCATCCAGCTGTGGTGGACCGGCGAGGACGCCGTGGCCCAGGCGCTGACCGAGCAGGCCGAGCAGGTGGCCGGTGAGGTGCTGGCCAGCTCGGTGCACGCGCAGACGACCGGCGACGGCGAGGCCCTCGAGGGCCCGTCGGGGTCGCGGATCTGGATCGCCCGCGCCTGA
- a CDS encoding YggT family protein, with protein sequence MNVLLDIVASVLLVFLILLFARFVVDWVMVLARSWRPQGLVAAGLEVVYSTTDPPLKAVRKVVPPLNLGSIRLDLGFMVLLIAVVVLRSIVQNLAASV encoded by the coding sequence GTGAACGTACTGCTGGACATCGTGGCGTCGGTCCTGCTCGTCTTCCTGATCCTGCTGTTCGCCCGGTTCGTCGTGGACTGGGTGATGGTCCTGGCCCGCAGCTGGCGTCCGCAGGGTCTCGTCGCCGCCGGGCTCGAGGTCGTCTACTCGACCACCGACCCGCCGCTCAAGGCGGTGCGGAAGGTCGTGCCGCCGTTGAACCTGGGGTCGATCCGGCTCGACCTGGGGTTTATGGTGCTCCTGATCGCGGTCGTGGTGCTGCGCAGCATCGTGCAGAACCTCGCTGCGTCCGTCTAG
- the pgeF gene encoding peptidoglycan editing factor PgeF, producing MSSGPAVPTAVRPRRVVTDRRGGRSVAPYDSFNLGVHVGDDPADVAANRARLAGELGVPGEQVVWMTQVHGTGVAIVEDAGENPVADVDALVTATPGLVLCVLVADCVPVLLADPVAGVVAAVHAGREGVRRGVVPAALAAMTRLGARPADVEALLGPAVCGLDYEVPAAMQAEVARVAPASDVRTRQGTPGLDLRAGIAEVLRGAGVRQVVHDPRCTVEDPRLFSHRRDGVTGRQAGVVWLG from the coding sequence GTGAGCTCCGGACCGGCCGTCCCGACGGCGGTGCGACCCCGACGGGTCGTCACCGACCGCCGGGGCGGCCGTTCCGTTGCGCCCTACGACTCCTTCAACCTCGGCGTCCACGTCGGGGACGACCCGGCCGACGTCGCCGCCAACCGGGCCCGCCTGGCCGGCGAGCTCGGTGTCCCCGGTGAGCAGGTCGTGTGGATGACCCAGGTGCACGGCACCGGGGTCGCCATCGTCGAGGACGCCGGGGAGAACCCGGTCGCCGACGTCGACGCCCTGGTGACGGCGACGCCGGGCCTGGTGCTGTGCGTCCTGGTCGCCGACTGCGTGCCGGTGCTGCTGGCCGACCCGGTCGCCGGGGTGGTCGCGGCGGTGCACGCCGGCCGCGAGGGCGTGCGTCGCGGTGTCGTCCCGGCAGCGCTCGCGGCGATGACCCGGCTGGGCGCCCGCCCGGCCGACGTCGAGGCGCTGCTGGGACCGGCCGTCTGCGGGCTGGACTACGAGGTGCCCGCCGCGATGCAGGCCGAGGTCGCCCGGGTGGCCCCGGCCAGCGACGTGCGCACCCGGCAGGGCACCCCGGGGCTGGACCTGCGGGCCGGGATCGCCGAGGTCCTCCGGGGCGCGGGGGTCCGCCAGGTCGTGCACGACCCCCGGTGCACCGTCGAGGACCCGCGGTTGTTCAGCCACCGCCGCGACGGGGTCACCGGCCGCCAGGCCGGGGTCGTCTGGCTCGGATGA
- a CDS encoding cell division protein SepF: MRKMGVYLGLVEDDDTRGGYDRYASRQGDYDRDERGYERGGYDRYTAEHDDTYGEPVPAGADSRYGGGQFAEAGYGDTGYGAPGYDTEHPGSHFAGDRFDDRGPERAPEPEVSLGRRPAAAPRTLGLAPAPTLGSTSARLAGGSGIGAGSAGLGGSGSARSRIGAVSGAAGLAVSEPMSVQAAPEPAPAPVPAPKPTPNYRITTVHPKDYNEARTIGERFRDGMPVIMNLTEMEHADAKRLVDFAIGLTFGLHGSIERVTAKVFLLSPQDVDVTAEDKARIREGGFFQQP; this comes from the coding sequence ATGCGAAAGATGGGGGTCTACCTCGGCCTCGTCGAGGACGACGACACCCGGGGCGGGTACGACCGCTACGCCTCGCGGCAGGGCGACTACGACCGTGACGAGCGCGGCTACGAGCGGGGCGGGTACGACCGCTACACCGCCGAGCACGACGACACCTACGGCGAGCCGGTCCCCGCCGGTGCCGACAGCCGCTACGGCGGCGGGCAGTTCGCCGAGGCCGGTTACGGCGACACCGGCTACGGCGCGCCCGGGTACGACACCGAGCACCCGGGGAGCCACTTCGCCGGCGACCGCTTCGACGACCGGGGCCCCGAGCGCGCACCCGAGCCCGAGGTCTCCCTCGGCCGCCGGCCGGCCGCCGCCCCGCGCACGCTGGGGCTCGCCCCCGCGCCAACCCTGGGCAGCACCTCGGCCCGGCTCGCCGGTGGGTCGGGCATCGGCGCCGGCAGCGCCGGCCTGGGCGGCAGCGGCTCGGCCCGCAGCCGGATCGGCGCCGTGTCCGGGGCCGCGGGCCTCGCGGTGAGCGAGCCGATGTCGGTGCAGGCCGCACCGGAGCCGGCCCCGGCCCCCGTCCCGGCCCCCAAGCCGACGCCGAACTACCGGATCACCACCGTGCACCCCAAGGACTACAACGAGGCGCGCACGATCGGCGAGCGGTTCCGCGACGGCATGCCGGTGATCATGAACCTCACCGAGATGGAGCACGCCGACGCCAAGCGCCTGGTCGACTTCGCGATCGGTCTGACCTTCGGTCTGCACGGTAGTATCGAGCGCGTCACGGCCAAGGTCTTCCTGCTCAGCCCGCAGGACGTGGACGTGACGGCTGAGGACAAGGCCCGCATCCGTGAGGGCGGTTTCTTCCAGCAGCCCTGA
- a CDS encoding DivIVA domain-containing protein, with translation MPLTPADVHNVVFKKPPIGKRGYDEDEVDAFLDVVEAELARLIEENNDLRSSGSRTDRPESAPMTVAAPPPPPAQTSAQVREDDSIRASRMLALATETAERHVNEAKAQADQMVGSAKTSSDRMMSEARAKSEQMVGEAKNRADAMLGDARTRADTMEREARAKATALAQDAERKHVEAMGSLEEKRASLERKVDELRTFEREYRTRLRSYLESHLRDLDSRGSAEPASNNRQNQHVSA, from the coding sequence ATGCCACTGACTCCCGCCGACGTCCACAACGTCGTCTTCAAGAAGCCGCCGATCGGCAAGCGCGGCTACGACGAGGACGAGGTCGATGCCTTCCTGGACGTGGTGGAGGCCGAGCTGGCCCGCCTCATCGAGGAGAACAACGACCTGCGCAGCTCCGGCTCGCGCACCGACCGGCCCGAGTCCGCGCCGATGACGGTGGCCGCCCCGCCGCCCCCGCCGGCCCAGACCTCCGCCCAGGTCCGCGAGGACGACAGCATCCGGGCCTCCCGCATGCTCGCCCTGGCCACCGAGACCGCCGAGCGGCACGTCAACGAGGCCAAGGCGCAGGCCGACCAGATGGTCGGCAGCGCCAAGACCTCCAGCGACCGGATGATGAGCGAGGCCCGCGCCAAGAGCGAGCAGATGGTCGGCGAGGCCAAGAACCGCGCCGACGCCATGCTCGGCGACGCCCGCACCCGGGCCGACACGATGGAGCGCGAGGCCCGCGCCAAGGCCACCGCCCTCGCCCAGGACGCCGAGCGCAAGCACGTCGAGGCCATGGGCTCGCTGGAGGAGAAGCGGGCGAGCCTGGAGCGCAAGGTCGACGAGCTCCGCACCTTCGAGCGCGAGTACCGCACCCGGCTGCGTTCCTACCTCGAGTCGCACCTGCGCGACCTCGACAGCCGCGGCTCCGCCGAGCCCGCCTCGAACAACCGGCAGAACCAGCACGTCAGCGCGTAA
- a CDS encoding cell division protein FtsQ/DivIB — protein sequence MVPSGPRRARRRGARRPVDRRRRLAVGIGSAVLLVAVAAWVVLASPLLSVRTVQVDGASALAGDEVVTAAGIAVGTPLARVDTAAAATRVGGLPQVASVEVTRGWPGTVVVTVVERVPVAVVQTAGGRQLVDAGGVVFETVTGPVPDGVVPLEVSAPGPDDAATRAALGAVTALPAEVRAQLTGVTARTADDVTLTLTDGRSVRWGNADLTDRKARVLGALLQQVEAGAIEPGALLDVSTPDAVVLR from the coding sequence GTGGTCCCGTCGGGACCCCGGCGCGCCCGCCGCCGGGGCGCCCGCCGCCCGGTGGACCGGCGCCGCCGGCTGGCCGTCGGGATCGGGTCGGCCGTGCTCCTGGTGGCCGTCGCGGCCTGGGTCGTGCTCGCCAGCCCGTTGCTGTCGGTGCGCACCGTGCAGGTCGACGGGGCCTCGGCCCTGGCCGGCGACGAGGTCGTCACCGCGGCCGGCATCGCGGTCGGCACCCCGCTGGCGCGGGTCGACACCGCCGCCGCCGCGACCCGCGTCGGTGGGCTCCCGCAGGTGGCCTCGGTCGAGGTCACCCGCGGCTGGCCCGGCACCGTGGTGGTGACCGTCGTCGAGCGGGTGCCGGTCGCGGTCGTGCAGACCGCCGGCGGGCGCCAGCTGGTCGATGCCGGGGGAGTGGTGTTCGAGACGGTCACCGGTCCGGTGCCCGACGGCGTCGTCCCCCTCGAGGTGTCCGCGCCCGGCCCCGACGACGCCGCCACGCGGGCCGCGCTGGGGGCGGTTACCGCGCTGCCCGCCGAGGTACGCGCGCAGTTGACCGGGGTCACGGCGCGCACCGCCGACGACGTCACCCTGACCCTCACCGACGGCCGGAGCGTGCGGTGGGGCAACGCCGACCTCACCGACCGCAAGGCCCGGGTGCTGGGCGCGCTGCTGCAGCAGGTGGAGGCCGGCGCCATCGAGCCCGGCGCGCTGCTGGACGTCAGCACCCCGGACGCCGTCGTCCTGCGCTGA
- a CDS encoding YggS family pyridoxal phosphate-dependent enzyme: MTEDPLAQQARGPRPRPEARPELARGEGDGVLRLAEQLAANLRAVRERIDAAARAAGRDPATVALLAVSKTHPAEAVAALAALGQLDFAENRVQELSGKAAALAEDRGVPALRWHLVGQLQRNKAAAVVRLGATVQSVDREPLLQALARAAETQERVVDVFVQVDLGGPEGQLGERGGAPPDDVPRLADAVGDAAGLRLRGLMAVAPRGTDPAPAFERLAALAARVRADHPAASELSAGMSGDLEAGVTAGATVVRVGTALFGVRPLASGAEDPHGTRARS; this comes from the coding sequence ATGACCGAGGACCCCCTCGCCCAGCAGGCTCGTGGCCCCCGGCCCCGTCCCGAGGCCCGCCCCGAGCTCGCGAGGGGGGAGGGGGACGGGGTCCTCCGGCTCGCCGAGCAGCTGGCCGCGAACCTGCGGGCGGTCCGGGAGCGGATCGACGCCGCTGCCCGGGCCGCCGGCCGCGACCCGGCCACGGTCGCCCTGCTGGCGGTCAGCAAGACCCACCCCGCCGAGGCGGTGGCGGCCCTGGCCGCGCTCGGCCAGCTCGACTTCGCCGAGAACCGGGTGCAGGAGCTGTCGGGCAAGGCGGCCGCACTGGCCGAGGACCGGGGCGTCCCCGCGCTGCGGTGGCACCTGGTCGGCCAGCTGCAGCGCAACAAGGCGGCGGCCGTCGTCCGGCTGGGTGCCACGGTGCAGTCGGTCGACCGCGAGCCGCTGCTGCAGGCGCTGGCCCGCGCCGCGGAGACCCAGGAGCGGGTCGTCGACGTCTTCGTCCAGGTCGACCTCGGCGGGCCCGAGGGGCAGCTGGGGGAGCGGGGCGGTGCCCCGCCCGACGACGTGCCCCGGCTCGCCGACGCCGTGGGTGACGCCGCCGGTCTCCGGCTGCGCGGCCTGATGGCGGTGGCCCCGCGGGGCACCGACCCGGCGCCGGCCTTCGAGCGGCTGGCCGCGCTCGCCGCCCGGGTGCGGGCCGACCATCCTGCTGCCTCGGAGCTATCGGCAGGCATGAGCGGCGACCTGGAGGCCGGTGTGACTGCTGGTGCCACTGTGGTGCGTGTCGGTACCGCGTTGTTCGGCGTGCGGCCCCTAGCCTCCGGAGCGGAGGACCCGCACGGCACCCGTGCGCGGTCCTGA
- the ftsZ gene encoding cell division protein FtsZ, translated as MTPPHNYLAVIKVVGIGGGGVNAVNRMIEVGLKGVEFIAINTDAQALLMSDADVKLDVGRELTRGLGAGAQPDVGRQAAEDHREEIEEVLKGADMVFVTAGEGGGTGTGGAPVVASIARKLGALTIGVVTRPFSFEGKRRAVQAESGIEELRNECDTLIVIPNDRLLQLGDRNVSVMDAFRTADQVLLSGVQGITDLITTPGLINLDFADVKSVMSGAGSALMGIGSARGDNRALLAAEQAIASPLLEASMEGAHGVLLSISGGSDLGLFEINEAASLVSDAAHPDANIIFGAVIDDALGDEVRVTVIAAGFDSGRPSNRKDAGTTLLATAAPVAPAVPSAPVSAPAPVRAAAPAQTGERLVSQPPAAAPPAAAAPRPVQPVAPAQGGGVTVPPLPPIAGPNKDARRPLGSEDFEEELDIPEFLRSQ; from the coding sequence ATGACACCTCCGCACAACTACCTCGCGGTCATCAAGGTCGTCGGCATCGGCGGCGGCGGCGTGAACGCGGTCAATCGGATGATCGAGGTCGGCCTCAAGGGCGTCGAGTTCATCGCGATCAACACAGACGCGCAGGCGCTGCTGATGAGCGACGCCGACGTCAAGCTCGACGTCGGTCGCGAGCTCACCCGTGGTCTGGGCGCCGGCGCCCAGCCCGACGTCGGCCGCCAGGCCGCCGAGGACCACCGCGAGGAGATCGAAGAGGTGCTCAAGGGCGCCGACATGGTCTTCGTGACGGCCGGCGAGGGTGGTGGCACCGGTACCGGTGGCGCCCCCGTCGTCGCCTCGATCGCGCGCAAGCTCGGGGCCCTGACCATCGGCGTGGTCACCCGTCCGTTCTCCTTCGAGGGGAAGCGGCGGGCGGTCCAGGCCGAGTCGGGCATCGAGGAGCTGCGCAACGAGTGCGACACGCTCATCGTGATCCCGAACGACCGGCTGCTGCAGCTGGGCGACCGGAACGTGAGCGTGATGGACGCCTTCCGCACCGCCGACCAGGTGCTGCTGTCCGGCGTCCAGGGCATCACCGACCTCATCACCACGCCCGGCCTGATCAACCTGGACTTCGCCGACGTCAAGTCGGTCATGTCCGGTGCGGGCTCGGCGCTGATGGGCATCGGCAGCGCGCGCGGTGACAACCGCGCGCTGCTGGCCGCCGAGCAGGCCATCGCCTCCCCGCTGCTGGAGGCCTCGATGGAGGGCGCCCACGGCGTCCTGCTGTCGATCTCCGGCGGCTCGGACCTCGGCCTGTTCGAGATCAACGAGGCCGCCTCGCTGGTCAGCGACGCCGCCCACCCCGACGCGAACATCATCTTCGGGGCCGTCATCGACGACGCCCTCGGCGACGAGGTGCGGGTGACGGTGATCGCCGCCGGCTTCGACAGCGGCCGGCCCAGCAACCGCAAGGACGCCGGCACCACGCTGCTCGCGACCGCCGCCCCCGTGGCGCCGGCCGTCCCCAGCGCGCCGGTCAGCGCACCGGCACCTGTCCGGGCCGCCGCGCCCGCGCAGACCGGTGAGCGGCTGGTCAGCCAGCCGCCGGCCGCCGCTCCGCCGGCTGCTGCCGCCCCGCGTCCGGTGCAGCCCGTCGCCCCGGCGCAGGGTGGTGGGGTCACCGTCCCGCCGCTCCCGCCGATCGCCGGGCCGAACAAGGACGCCCGACGGCCGCTGGGGTCCGAGGACTTCGAGGAGGAGCTCGACATCCCCGAGTTCCTCCGCTCGCAGTGA